The Streptomyces sp. NBC_00483 genome contains the following window.
AAGCGGTGGAACGGGCCGCCGAGGTGCTCAACGCGGGCGACAAGGTGGCCATCCTCGTCGGCCAGGGCGCGGCCGGTGCGAAGGACGAGGTGTGCGAGGTCGCCGAACTCCTCGGCGCCGGAGTCGCCAAGGCCCTGCTCGGCAAGGACGTCCTCTCCGATGAACTCCCGTACGTGACCGGGGCGTCGGGCCTGCTCGGCACCCGCCCCTCCTACGAGCTGATGCGGGACTGCGACACCCTCCTCACCATCGGCTCCAGCTTCCCGTACGCGCAGTTCCTGCCCGAGTACGGCAAGGCGCGCGGCGTGCAGATCGACATCGACCCGCACATGATCGGCATGCGCTACCCGTACGAGGTGAACCTCGTCGGCGACGCCCGCGCGACGCTCAAGCGCCTGCTGCCGCTGCTGCGCCGCAACGAGGCCCGCGACTGGTTCGACGAGACCTGCGCCGGCGTCCGGCGCTGGCACGAAGCCATGGACCGTCGCGCCGGGTTGAGCGCCGACCCGATCAACCCGGAACACGTCGCCCGCGCCCTCGACCCGCTGCTCCCGGACAACGCGATCCTCACCTCGGACTCCGGCTCCGCCGCCAACTGGTACGCCCGCCACATCACCATGCGGGGCACGATGCGCGGCTCCCTGTCCGGCACCCTCGCCACGATGGGCTGCGGCGTCCCGTACGCGATCGGGGCCAAGTACGCCCATCCCGACCGGCCCGTCGTCGCGCTCGTCGGTGACGGTGCGATGCAGATGAACGGGCTCGCCGAACTCATCACCGCCGCCAAGTACCGGCACCGCTGGACCGATCAACGCCTCGTCGTCGGTGTGTTCAACAACCGGGACCTCAACCAGGTGACCTGGGAGCTGCGCGCCATGGGCGGCGCGCCGTCCTTCGAGCCCTCGCAGGAGCTCCCCGACGTCGACTACGCCGCGTTCGCCCGACAGTTGGGCCTTACCGGCATCCGCGTCGAGAAGCCCGCCGACGTCACCGAGGCCTGGAGCGCGGCGCTCGCCGCGGACGGGCCCGCCGTCGTCGATTTCCGCACCGACCCGTCCGTGCCGCCGATCCCGCCGCACGCGACGTGGGAGCAGATGGAGTCCACGGCCGAGGCGATCCTCAAGGGCGACCCGCAGAGCACGCACGTGGTCAAGCAGGGCTTCAAGGCGAAGATGCAGGAGTTCATGCCGGGCGTCGGCAAGCGCGGCCACTGACGTAGTTCGCGGTCCGACCTGAGACCGGTGGGGCCTTGCGGGCAGGGGGAGCGGCAGTGGACGCGCGGGACGCGCTGGGGGAGCGGGACGGCACGGCCGGGCAGGACGACGCGGCCGGTCCGAGCTGGCCCGCGACGGCCAAGCACCGTCTGGGATTCCGTGTATTCGGCGTGGCCGTCGGCGGGCCGTGCGCCGCAGAGAGCGATTCCGTCCTCGACGCGCTGTGCGACAACCTCCGCTCAGTGGAGGACTTCACCGACGTGCATGCGGCCGCCGACCTGTTCCGCGTGATCTGACCCGCGCCTCGCTCAGCGCTCATGTACCGGCTTCGGCGCGTCCACCACGTCCAGGAACACCTGATCGGCCTCGGGCCAGCGATCTCGCACCGCCCGCTTGACGCGCTCGAAGACCAGCTCCAGGCGCTCGCTCTCGATGCCGGGCGCGAGATCGACCCGCGCCGCGACCAGCGTCGAGTCCGTTCCCAGCTGCATCGTGTGCAGCGCCGCCACATTGTCGATCTCGGGCTGCTCGGCGAGGAGTTCGCGGATGCCGCGGTGCATCTCGGGGTCGCCGGCCTCGCCGATCAACTGGTCGCGGGCGCTCCTGCCGAGCCGGTACGCCACGTACACGAGCAGCACCCCGATGGAGAACGAGGCGGCCGCCTCCCACTCGATCCGCCCCGTCACCATGTGCAGCGTCATCCCACCCGCCGCGAGGAGCACGCCGATCACCGCCGTGCCGTCCTCGGCGAGGACCGTACGGAGCGCGGGGTCCGAGCCGATGCCCTCGCCCGGCTGGGTGCGCACCTGGTGCACGGCGCGGATCAGCGAGCTGCCCTCCGCGAGCAGTGCCACACCGAGGACCGCGAGCCCGGCGACGTACCCGCTGTGGGACTCCTCCTGACCGCCCGACGTCAGCGCTTCGAACCCCTGGAAGAACGAGAAGCAGCCGCCCATCACGAAGATGCCGACGGCGGCGATCAGCGACCAGAAGAACCGCTCCTTGCCGTACCCGAACGGATGCCTGTGGTCGGCGGGCCGGCGGCTGCGCCGCAGTGCGGCCAGCAGGAACACCTCGTTGAGGCTGTCGGCCACCGAGTGCGCCGCCTCCGAGAGCAGCGCGGGTGACGCGGCGAACAGACCGCCGACGGCCTTGGCCACGGCGATCAGCAGATTGGCGGCGAGCGCCACCAGAACGGTGATCCGGGTCCGCCGGTCGTCTTCCTTGGAATTCTTCGCGGTCACGTCAACTCGCAGAGGGTGAGTGGAGTACAGGGGGAATTCTCGGGAACTCGGCGCCCCGAGGAGGTATTTACCGTGATTCCTGTTCTGCTGGTTCTGTTGCTCGCACTGTTGCTTTTCGGCGCGGGATTCGCCGTGAAACTGCTGTGGTGGGTGGCCATTGCCGTGCTGGTGGTGTGGCTGCTCGGATTCGTGATGCGCAGTACGACGGCGGGTGGATCGAGGTCACGATGGTACCGGTGGTGAGTAACCGAACCAGGTATCGATAAACCCCGGGACGAAACCTTTGAAGTGCCGTCCGGGCCGGTGGGAATGATCCGCGAAATACCGGCCCGGACGGCACTTGTGTGGTGTCACGGCGGGTTTCCCTGCGGGGGCCTGGGTTACCCGGAAGGCCTGGCACAAACCACACCCCCGGGAGGGCGTCATGCCCGAGTACGGCTACTTTCTGGCATCGGAGGAATTCGGGCCGCGCGAGCTCGTCGAACAGGCCCGGATGGCGGAACAGGCGGGCTTCGACTGCCTGTGGATCTCCGACCACTACCACCCGTGGAACGACGCCCAGGGCCAGAGCCCCTTCGTGTGGAACGTGATCGGCGCCCTCGCGGAGGCCGTGTCGCTGCCCGTGGAGACCGCGGTCACCTGCCCCACTGTCCGTATCCACCCCGCCGTCCTCGCCCAGGCCGTCGCCACCAGCGCGGTGCAGTTGGAGGGCCGTTTCCGGTTCGGTGTCGGCACCGGGGAGGCGCTCAACGAGCACATCCTGGGCGGGCCCTGGCCCTCCGCGCACGTGCGCATGGAGATGCTCGAAGAGGCCATCTCGGTCATCCGAAGGCTCCTCGACGGCGGCGAGGTCACCCATCGTGGCGAGCACTACACCGTGGAGAACGCCCGCATCTACACGCTGCCCGAAGGCCCCGTGCCCATCGACATCTCCGGCTTCGGCCCGCAGGCCACCGCGCTCGCCGCCCGCGTAGGCGACGGCTACATCACCATGAGCCCCGACGAGGAGCTGGTCACCCAGTTCCGTAAGGGCGGAGGCGGTGCGAAGCCCGTCGCCGGTGGCCTCAAGGTCTGCTACGGGATCGACCGGGCGGAGGCCGTGCGCCGCGTGCACGGGCTGTGGGCGAACCAGCTACTGCCTGGCGAACTTGGCCAAGTGCTGCCCACGCCCCGCCACTTCGAGCAGGCGGAGAGCCTCGTCACCGAGCAGATGGTCGACGGCGCGCTGCCCTGCGGCCCCGACGTCGACGAGCACGTGGGCGCCCTCGACGCCTTCGCCCGGGCCGGCTTCGACCGTGTCTACGTCAACCAGATCGGCCCGGACCAGCAGGAGTTCTTCGACTTCTACCGGACGAAGGTGCTGCCGCAGCTCAAGAACGACACACCCATCGGTGCGACCAGCGGCTCGGCAGGGTGAGGCACGGCAGACGACGATGATGACCGACACCCCGAAGTCCCCGAGCACCTGCCTGCCCGTCGAACGCCTCGACGTCAGCGCCTACACGGTGCCCACCGACGCCCCCGAAGCCGATGCCACCCTCGCCTGGGACACCACGACGATCGTCTTCGTCGAGGCCAGGGCCGGCGGTCTCACCGGCATCGGCTGGACCTATGCGCCACCGGCCGCCGCCGATGTCGTCCGCGACCAACTCGCCGGGCTCGTCGAGGGACGCGACGCCTTCGACATCCCCGCCGCCCACGTGGCGCAGTGCCAGGGCGTCCGCAACGCGGGCAGGCCCGGCATCGCGTCCTGCGCGATCTCCGCCGTCGACCTCGCCCTGTGGGACCTCAAGGCCCGCCTCATGGACCTCCCGCTCGTCCGCCTCCTCGGCGCGGCACGGGACACCGTCCCCGTCTACGGCAGCGGCGGCTTCACCACGTACCACGACAGCCACCTGGCCGCCCAACTCAGCGGCTGGGTGCACGGCCAGCACATCCCCCAGGTCAAGATAAAGATCGGCGAGGCCTGCGGCCGGTCGGTGCCCCGCGACCTCCAAAGGGTCCGCAGTGCCCGCAAAGTCATCGGCGGGGACGCCGAGTTGTACGTCGACGCGGCCGGCGGCTACAACCGCAAGCAGGCGATCCGCGTCGGCGAGGCGCTCGTCCCCCACGGCGTCGGCTGGTTCGAGGAACCCGTCTCCTCCGACGACCTCACAGGACTCCGCCTCGTCCGCGACGCCCTCGTCTGCGACGTCACCGCCGGCGAATACGGCTACGACCTCCCGTACTTCGCCCGCATGATCGCCGCGGGCGCCGTCGACTGCCTCCAGGTCGACGTGACCCGCTGCGGAGGCATCACCGAATTCCTCCGCGCCGCCTCCCTCGCCCACGCCCACGGCCTGGAGATCTCGGCCCACTGCGCCCCGCACGCCCACGCGGACGTGGCGGCAGCGGTCCCGAACCTCCGCCACGTCGAGTGGTTCCACGACCACGTCCGGATCGAGTCGATGTTCTTCGCGGGCGTCCTGGACCCCTCGGGCGGAACGGTCCGCCCAGGCCAGAACGGCCCGGGCAACGGCCTGATCCTGCGAAGCGAGGAGGTGGAGGAGTACCGGGTCGCGTGAGCACTTCAAGCCCCAGGTGACCGGTTTGACGCTCCCCGATCCGGCTACCCGCCCCCAAGCCGTACGTCCCCTGGAAAGGAGCCGGGCCGGTGACCTCCCTGGCGAAGCATCCACACTCATACGCCGAGGACTCCCCGGGCGCCGACCGTGCCCTGATGACCGAACCACCCAAGGACGACCTCGTCCGCTTCCTCGAGGACCGCTTCGCCTGCGCGCAGTCGTGCACGGAGTGCGCCCGCGCCTGCGCCCTGCTGGTCAGCTCCACCGACCTGGGCCCCGCCGCCCCGCACGTGCACGGCCCCGTGCGCCCGGTCCCGGACGAGGGCCAGGAAAAGGCCGACGCACCGCACGGCCTGCGGCGCGCGCTGCTCCTCAGCGTCGAGGTGTGCGACGCGACCTGCCGACTGCTGTCGGAGGAGGCACACCAGGACGAGTACGGGATCCGGCTCCAGGTCGAGTGGTGCCGAGCAGTAGCCCTGGAGTGCGCGCACGTCTGCGACCGCACGCGCGACGCGGCCGACTGCGCCGAACAGTGCCGGGCCTGCGCGCGGGCATGCACGGACTTCCTCGCGACCCTCGGCTGACGTTCCATCAGTTCCCGCGGTCCACGGCATTCCCTATTTCTGGAACGCGTTCTACTGTGTGCGCCGTCAGGCTGGCGCAAGCCGGCTCCCGGACCACGCAGTCGAACGCCAGGAGGGGCCGTGCACCTCGAATACACGCCTGAGCAGCAGCAGTTGCGCACCGAGCTGCGTGCCTACTTCGCCGAGCTCGTACCCGAGAACGCGTACGCGCGCTACGAGGACCCGGCCGCGCAGAAGCGGTTCTACCGGGAGACGGTGCGCAGGCTCGGCAGTGACGGGTGGCTCGGCGTGGGCTGGCCGAAGGAGTACGGGGGCCGTGGCCTGTCCCCGATGGAACAGTTCATCTTCTTCGACGAGGCGGCGCAGGCGGGCGTGCCGCTGCCGCTGATGGCGCTGAACACCGTCGGTCCGACGATCATGCAGTTCGGGACCGACGAGCAGAAGGATTTCTTCCTGCCGAAGATCCTCTCCGGCGAGCTCGACTTCGCGATCGGCTACAGCGAGCCCGACGCGGGCACCGACCTCGCGGCGCTCAAGACCCGTGCGGTCAGGGACGGTGATGACTATGTCGTCAACGGCCAGAAGATCTGGACGACCAACGGGGACACGGCCGACTGGGTCTGGCTCGCCGTCCGCACCGACCCGGACGCGCCCTCGCACAAGGGCATCACCATGCTCCTCGTCCCGACGAGCGACCCCGGCTACTCCTGCACCGTCATCAACACCCTCGCCTCGCACGACACCACGGCCAGCTACTACGAGAACATCCGCGTCCCGGTCTCCCGCCGGGTGGGCGAGGAGAACAAGGGCTGGCGGCTGATCACCAACCAGCTCAACCACGAACGCGTCACGCTGGCCGCCCACGGCACCATGGCGATCCGCGCCCTGCACGACGTGCAGCGCTGGGCCATGGAGACGAAACTCGCCGACGGCCGCCGCGTCATCGACCTCGGCTGGGTCAGGAAGCGCCTCGCCCAGACCCACACCAAGCTCGACGCGATGAAGCTCCTCAACTGGCAGATGGTGAACGCCGTTCAGCAGGGCACCCTCCTCCCGCAGGACGCCTCCGCCGTCAAGGTCTACGGCTCCGAGGCCCGCAGGGACGCGTACGCCTGGCTGATGGAGGTGGTGGGCGCGGCGGGCGCGCTCAAGGAGGGCAGCGCGGGCACCGTCCTGCACGGGGAGCTGGAACGCGGCTACCGGTCGGCGGTCATCTTCACGTTCGGCGGCGGGAACAACGAGATCCAGCGGGAGATCATCTCGTGGATCGGTCTCGGGATGCCGAGGGTGCGGCGCTGACCGGATCGTCCAGGGCGATCCGGGCGAGAACGGGAAGGTGGTCACTGCCGGTCGCGGGCAGGGTGCGGATGGGGCCGACGTTCGCCGAGCGGGCCATGATCTGGTCGATCCGGGCGACGGGGAACGCGGCGGGGTAGCTGAAGGTGAACCCACGATCCGGTACGTCCAGTTGTGAGGTCAGCGGGGCGAGGCCGCGGTCGTCCACCGTTCCGTTGAAGTCGCCGACGACGAGGACCGTGTCGGTCTTCTCGGCGGCGACCTCCGCGCCGAGCCGGCGGGCGCTCTCGTCCCGCCACGCCGACTTCAGGCCACTGACGCCGAGCCGTACCGAGGGCAGATGGGCGACGTACACGGCGATGTCGCGCTGCGGGGCCTCGACGACCGCGCGCAGGCCGCGATTCCACGGCTCCGTGATCCCGGCGGGCTTGATGTCCGCGGCCCGGACGCCGGTGAGCGGGTACCTCGACCAGAGGCCGACGGTGCCGACCACCGCGTGGTGCGGATGGCTCGCGGCGAGACCGCGCTCGTACACCGCGCGGGCCTTGGGCAGCAGCTCTTCCAGGGCGATGAGGTCGGGGGACGGCCCGGACAGCTCGTGCGCCATGCCCTGCGGGTCGGTGTTCTCGTCACTGACGTTGTGCTGCACGACGACAAGGTCGTGCCCGTCGGACCGGGGCTCGGGCAGCAGTACGCCGCATTGGTGGGCCCAGACCGCCGTCGCCGGCAGCACAGCCAGCATCGCGAGCGGCGCTCGGCGCAGCAGCCCCAGGCCGAAGAGGACGACCAGGACCACCCAGGACCACGGCAGGAACGACTCCACCAGGCTCCCCAGCCGCCCCGGCGTGTTCGGAACCTGCCGGTGGAAGAGCAGCACGAGCGCGGTCACGACGGCGAACGCCGCGAGCACCCGGCCGCGACGCCACCGCGGGCGTCTGTCGCCCGCACCGTCCGTGGATGCCGCCGTCCCGTCGCCCCGCTCGCTCATGTCTCCCCGCCCGCTCGCCCGTTGCCCGTTCCCTGATCGTCAGGACGAGTCCGCCGTTGATCGGGTTCCGGTCCGTCCCATGTGCGTACGCTGCGAACAGGAGGTGCTGTGCGACATGAGCGAAGCGGACCCCGGGCTCTTCGGCCCCGACTCGGTGACCTGGCAGCTGCACGCCGACCCGATGATGTGGGTCGCGGGCGTGCGCGCCCTGTACTTCCAGGCGCTGCACCCGCGCGCCGTGCGCGGCGTCATGCAGAACTCCGACTTCCGGCGCGACGCCTGGGGACGGCTGATGCGGACCGCGGGCTTCGTCGGCACGACGACGTACGGGACGAGCGAGGCCGCCGAGAAGGCCGGCGCGCGCGTGCGGCGGATCCACAGCCACCTGGGGGTGACCGACCCGGACACGGGGGAGCGCTACGGCGTCGACGAACCCGAGTTGCTGCTGTGGGTGCACTGCGCCGAGATCGACTCCTATCTGCACGTCGCGCGCCGCTCCGGCTTCCGCCTCACCGAGGCGCAGGCCGACCGGTACGTAGCCGAGCACCGGACCAGCGCCCGGCTCGTCGGCCTCGCCCCGGAGAAGGTTCCGGGCAGCCAGGCGGAGTTGGCGGCGTACTTCGAGTCCGTACGCCCTGAGCTGGCCGCCGGGCCCGAGGCGCGCGACGTCGACGCCTTTCTGCAGCGGCCGCCCACCCACCTGTTGCTGATCCCCGCGCGCGAAGTCCTCTGGCGGCGCGTGGCCGGCCTCGCGTACGCCTCCCTGCCGCCGTACGCCCATGAGTTGTACGGCAGACAAGCCCCCGAACCGGGCGCCGTCACGCGCCGAATGCGCGCCACGGGCACCGCGCTGCGCCTGATTCCCGCCCGTGTGCGATGGCAACTGCCGCCGAAACACATCCTGCGGGCCATGGGGAGACTCGGTGTGGACGCCCGCCCTGCCCCGTACAAAGTCGACAGAGGGGAAGCCATACTGGACGGGCCGGGGAGGGCGTAGCGACGCGACGGGGGCGACGGCGGGAGATGCCAGGGGTGGGGGAGACGCGGGACGTCAGGCTGATCCACGGGCGGTATCAGCTGCTCGACCTGATCGGCAGAGGCGGCATGGGCGAGGTCTGGCGGGCGCGCGACGAGGCGCTCGGCCGGCACGTCGCCGTGAAGTGCCTCAAGCCGCTCGGACCCGAGCGCGACCAGAGCTTCACCCGCATCCTGCGGGAGCGCTTCCGCAGGGAGGCGCGGGTCGCCGCCGCGCTCCAGCACCGGGGCATCACGGTCGTGCACGACTTCGGCGAGTACGAGGGCATTCTCTATCTCGTCATGGAGCTGCTCGACGGGAAGAACTTGAGCCAGCTCCTCGACGACAATCGGCACCTCCCCCTGCCCGTGGGCGAGATCGTCGACATGGCCGAACAGGTCGCCTCCGCCCTCGCCTACACCCATGAACAGGGCGTCGTGCACCGCGATCTGAAGCCCGCGAACATCATGCGGCTCGGTGACGGCACCGCAAAGATCTGCGACTTCGGCATCGCCCGGCTCGGCCACGACATCGGGTTCACCGCACGCCTCACCGGCACCGGCGTCGCCATGGGGACCCCGCACTACATGTCGCCCGAACAGATCGGCGGCGACCAGGTCGACGAGCGCAGCGACCTGTACTCGCTGGGATGCGTGCTCTACGAAGTGGCCACGGGCGCCCCGCCGTTCGACCTCGAGGACGCGTGGTCCGTGCTCGTCGGGCACCGCGACACCGAACCAGCGGCGCCGCGCGGGCACCGGCCCGAGCTGCCCGGCTATCTCGACCGGATCATCCTGGACCTGCTCGCCAAGGACCCCGAGGAACGGCCGCGTGACGCCCGGGAGTTGGAGCGCCGGATCACGCAAGGCGCGCGGCCGGGACCCGGGACGTACGTGCCGACGGTGCGGGCGCCACAGATCGAGCCGCGCACGGACCCGCCCGTACGCGAACAGCCGCAACTGCCGCAACAGCCCGTACGGGAGCAGCCCGGGCAGCCCCGCGAGCCCCGGCTGCCCTCCTGGACCCGCGGCATGACCACAGGACACAAGGCCACCGCGGGCCCCGGCCCGCGCGTCACACCCCCGGACACCGCGGCCGGGCTCTCCGGAGAGTGGATCCCGCGCGACGGCGACCACACGCCCGCCGCGCCGGAGGTGGTCCAACGCCCCACTCCCGCCCCGGAACTGCTCGCCACCCTCGCCTCCCGGCACAACGCGGGGCTCAGCCTCGGCCGGCTCGAGCGCTGGGCCGAGGCGGGCGAGGTGCACCGCTCGGTCGCCGCCGAGCGGGAGCACGCCCTCGGGCCCGATCACCCCGACACCCTCGCCAGCCGCTACGAGGTCGCCTTCACCCTCAGCCGCACCGGGCGGGCCGCCGACGCGCTGCGCGAGTACCGGGGCGTCGTCGAGGGACGCGAGCGGGTGCTGGGACCCGAGCACCCCGACACGCTCGGGGCGCGCCAGGAAGTCGCGTACGTCCTGGGAAAGTTGGGGCGACACTTCGAGGCGCACCAGGTGTACAGCACCGTCCTCGGCGCCCGTGAGCGGGCCATGGGGCCCGAGCACCCGGACACGCTGCGCTGCCGCCACAACCTCGCCTTCAACCTCAGCAGGCTCGGCCGCCTCGAGGACTCGTACCGGATGGCGGAGGAGGTGGCGGACGCGCGTGGCCGCGTGCTCGGCGCCGACCACCCCGACACGCTCGTCACACGCTGCGAGGTCGGCTACGCGCTGGGGCAGTTGGGGCGGTGGAGCGAGGCCCTCGGGACGTATCAGGAGGTCGCCCGGGCCAGGGCGCGGGCCCTCGGCGACGACCACGCGGACACCCTCTCCGTCCGCTACGAAGTGGGCATCAGCCTCGGCCGGCTCGGCCGCAGCGCCGAGGCCCTGACGCTCTACCGCGACCTGATCGACGACCGTACGCGGGTCAGCGGGCCGCAGCACCCCGAGACGCTGCGCGCCCGGCACGGGCTCGGGGTGAACCTCGGGCGGCTGGCCCGCTGGGAGGAGGCCCTGTCGGAGGCCCGCGACGTGTGCGCGATCCGCGGGCGCGTGCTCGGCGCCGACCATCCGGACACGCTCGTCAGCCGCCGCGAGGTCGCCGTCGGCCTGGGCTGGCTCGGACGCTGGCAGGACGCCCTCGGGGAGTACCGCGCGGTGTCCACCGCTCGTGAGCGCGTCCTCGGCGAGGCCCACGCCAGCACCCTCGCCAGCCGCAACGACGAGGCCCACTGCCTGGAGCAGCTCGGCCGCACGGCGGACGCGGTCGCCCTGTACCGAAGGGTCGCGGTGCTGCGCCAAGAAGGTGCGCCGCGCGCGTGACCGTGGGCCCGCCCTCTGGTCCACCGCGCGCGGCCCGTGTTACCAAGGGCCATGCCCGCACATGATCTCCGCGCCCGCTACGACACGGTCGTCGTCGGCGGCGGCCACAACGGTCTGGTGGCCGCCGCCTATCTGGCCCGCGCAGGACAGTCCGTCGCCGTCGTCGAACGCCTCGGCACTACCGGCGGGGCCGCCGTCTCCACCCGCCCGTTCCCCGGCGTCGACGCCCGCCTCTCCCGCTACTCGTACCTCGTCAGCCTGCTGCCCAAGAAGATCGTGGCCGACCTGGGGCTGCGCTTCGCGACCGCGACCCGCGACGTCTCCTCGTACACCCCGACCGTCCGCGACGGGCGGCCGACGGGGCTGCTCGTCGGTGGCGGGGAGCAGCGGACGCGCGGCGCGTTCCGTGAACTCACGGGCAGCGACCAGGAGTACGAGGCGTGGAACCGCTTCTACGAGACGACCCGGCGCGTCGCAGAACGGGTCTTCCCGACGCTGACCGAGCCGCTGCCGTCAAGGGACGCGCTGCGCGAGCGGGTCGGCGACGAGGATGCCTGGCGGCTGCTGTTCGAGGACCCGATCGGCGTCGGCATCGAGGAGCACTTCACCGACGACCTGGTGCGCGGCGTCGTCCTCACCGACGCCCTGATCGGCACCTTCGCCGACGCCCACGACGCGTCCCTCGCCCAGAACCGCTGCTTCCTCTACCACGTGATCGGCAACGGCACGGGCGACTGGGACGTCCCCGTCGGCGGCATGGGCGCCCTCACGGACGCACTCGCCGCCGCGGCCCGCTCGGCCGGCGCCGACCTGGTCACCGGGCACGAGGTGACCCGGATCGAGACGGACGGCGCCGAGGCCGAGGTCACGTACAGGACGGCCGACTCCGAGGGCACCGTCGCCGCCCGCAACGTCCTCGTCAACGCCTCACCGCAGGACCTCGCCCGGCTCACCGGCAGCGCCCCACCGGCCCCTGCAGAGGGCGCCCAGCTCAAGGTCAACATGCTGCTGAAGCGGCTGCCGCGCCTCAAGGACACCTCCGTCGACCCGCGCGAGGCGTTCGCCGGAACCTTCCATGTCGCGGAGGGGTACGGCCAGTTGGCCACGGCGCACGCCGAGGCCGCCGCGGGCGCCCTGCCCGGCGCGCCGCCCTCCGAGATCTACTGCCACTCGCTGACCGACCCGACGATCCTCGCCCCGGACCTGGTCGAACGCGGCTACCAGACGCTCACCCTGTTCGGCCTGCACACCCCGGCCCGGCTCTTCGCCGCCGAC
Protein-coding sequences here:
- a CDS encoding thiamine pyrophosphate-requiring protein → MSTKVADHVLDRLRAWGVEQVFGYPGDGINGLLAAWGRADNRPEFVQARHEEMAAFEAVGYAKFSGRVGVCVATSGPGAIHLLNGLYDAKLDHVPVVAIVGQTARSAMGGSYQQEVDLHTLYKDVASDFVETVNVPEQLPNVLDRAVRTAYARRAPTAVIIPADVQELDHTPPPHAFKMVPSSLDRSSWTAEPAQEAVERAAEVLNAGDKVAILVGQGAAGAKDEVCEVAELLGAGVAKALLGKDVLSDELPYVTGASGLLGTRPSYELMRDCDTLLTIGSSFPYAQFLPEYGKARGVQIDIDPHMIGMRYPYEVNLVGDARATLKRLLPLLRRNEARDWFDETCAGVRRWHEAMDRRAGLSADPINPEHVARALDPLLPDNAILTSDSGSAANWYARHITMRGTMRGSLSGTLATMGCGVPYAIGAKYAHPDRPVVALVGDGAMQMNGLAELITAAKYRHRWTDQRLVVGVFNNRDLNQVTWELRAMGGAPSFEPSQELPDVDYAAFARQLGLTGIRVEKPADVTEAWSAALAADGPAVVDFRTDPSVPPIPPHATWEQMESTAEAILKGDPQSTHVVKQGFKAKMQEFMPGVGKRGH
- a CDS encoding enolase C-terminal domain-like protein, with amino-acid sequence MTDTPKSPSTCLPVERLDVSAYTVPTDAPEADATLAWDTTTIVFVEARAGGLTGIGWTYAPPAAADVVRDQLAGLVEGRDAFDIPAAHVAQCQGVRNAGRPGIASCAISAVDLALWDLKARLMDLPLVRLLGAARDTVPVYGSGGFTTYHDSHLAAQLSGWVHGQHIPQVKIKIGEACGRSVPRDLQRVRSARKVIGGDAELYVDAAGGYNRKQAIRVGEALVPHGVGWFEEPVSSDDLTGLRLVRDALVCDVTAGEYGYDLPYFARMIAAGAVDCLQVDVTRCGGITEFLRAASLAHAHGLEISAHCAPHAHADVAAAVPNLRHVEWFHDHVRIESMFFAGVLDPSGGTVRPGQNGPGNGLILRSEEVEEYRVA
- a CDS encoding hydrophobic protein, with the protein product MIPVLLVLLLALLLFGAGFAVKLLWWVAIAVLVVWLLGFVMRSTTAGGSRSRWYRW
- a CDS encoding cation diffusion facilitator family transporter — its product is MTAKNSKEDDRRTRITVLVALAANLLIAVAKAVGGLFAASPALLSEAAHSVADSLNEVFLLAALRRSRRPADHRHPFGYGKERFFWSLIAAVGIFVMGGCFSFFQGFEALTSGGQEESHSGYVAGLAVLGVALLAEGSSLIRAVHQVRTQPGEGIGSDPALRTVLAEDGTAVIGVLLAAGGMTLHMVTGRIEWEAAASFSIGVLLVYVAYRLGRSARDQLIGEAGDPEMHRGIRELLAEQPEIDNVAALHTMQLGTDSTLVAARVDLAPGIESERLELVFERVKRAVRDRWPEADQVFLDVVDAPKPVHER
- a CDS encoding acyl-CoA dehydrogenase family protein; translated protein: MHLEYTPEQQQLRTELRAYFAELVPENAYARYEDPAAQKRFYRETVRRLGSDGWLGVGWPKEYGGRGLSPMEQFIFFDEAAQAGVPLPLMALNTVGPTIMQFGTDEQKDFFLPKILSGELDFAIGYSEPDAGTDLAALKTRAVRDGDDYVVNGQKIWTTNGDTADWVWLAVRTDPDAPSHKGITMLLVPTSDPGYSCTVINTLASHDTTASYYENIRVPVSRRVGEENKGWRLITNQLNHERVTLAAHGTMAIRALHDVQRWAMETKLADGRRVIDLGWVRKRLAQTHTKLDAMKLLNWQMVNAVQQGTLLPQDASAVKVYGSEARRDAYAWLMEVVGAAGALKEGSAGTVLHGELERGYRSAVIFTFGGGNNEIQREIISWIGLGMPRVRR
- a CDS encoding LLM class F420-dependent oxidoreductase — its product is MPEYGYFLASEEFGPRELVEQARMAEQAGFDCLWISDHYHPWNDAQGQSPFVWNVIGALAEAVSLPVETAVTCPTVRIHPAVLAQAVATSAVQLEGRFRFGVGTGEALNEHILGGPWPSAHVRMEMLEEAISVIRRLLDGGEVTHRGEHYTVENARIYTLPEGPVPIDISGFGPQATALAARVGDGYITMSPDEELVTQFRKGGGGAKPVAGGLKVCYGIDRAEAVRRVHGLWANQLLPGELGQVLPTPRHFEQAESLVTEQMVDGALPCGPDVDEHVGALDAFARAGFDRVYVNQIGPDQQEFFDFYRTKVLPQLKNDTPIGATSGSAG
- a CDS encoding ferredoxin, whose protein sequence is MTEPPKDDLVRFLEDRFACAQSCTECARACALLVSSTDLGPAAPHVHGPVRPVPDEGQEKADAPHGLRRALLLSVEVCDATCRLLSEEAHQDEYGIRLQVEWCRAVALECAHVCDRTRDAADCAEQCRACARACTDFLATLG
- a CDS encoding endonuclease/exonuclease/phosphatase family protein produces the protein MSERGDGTAASTDGAGDRRPRWRRGRVLAAFAVVTALVLLFHRQVPNTPGRLGSLVESFLPWSWVVLVVLFGLGLLRRAPLAMLAVLPATAVWAHQCGVLLPEPRSDGHDLVVVQHNVSDENTDPQGMAHELSGPSPDLIALEELLPKARAVYERGLAASHPHHAVVGTVGLWSRYPLTGVRAADIKPAGITEPWNRGLRAVVEAPQRDIAVYVAHLPSVRLGVSGLKSAWRDESARRLGAEVAAEKTDTVLVVGDFNGTVDDRGLAPLTSQLDVPDRGFTFSYPAAFPVARIDQIMARSANVGPIRTLPATGSDHLPVLARIALDDPVSAAPSASRDRSTR
- a CDS encoding oxygenase MpaB family protein, whose protein sequence is MSEADPGLFGPDSVTWQLHADPMMWVAGVRALYFQALHPRAVRGVMQNSDFRRDAWGRLMRTAGFVGTTTYGTSEAAEKAGARVRRIHSHLGVTDPDTGERYGVDEPELLLWVHCAEIDSYLHVARRSGFRLTEAQADRYVAEHRTSARLVGLAPEKVPGSQAELAAYFESVRPELAAGPEARDVDAFLQRPPTHLLLIPAREVLWRRVAGLAYASLPPYAHELYGRQAPEPGAVTRRMRATGTALRLIPARVRWQLPPKHILRAMGRLGVDARPAPYKVDRGEAILDGPGRA